The region ATGCTAAAAATCATACAATCAATTTTCAGTCAGTAAACATTCGTAATTAACAGTGCTAAGATGATGGCATACGAGATATAGGACAATACTGAATTATGGCAAGTGTTTCACAACCTACTCTTTTCTGGCACGATTATGAGACTTTCGGGGTTAGCCCAGCAAAAGACCGCCCTTCTCAGTTTGCAGGTATCCGAACCGATTTAGATTTAAATATCATCGGTGAGCCTGAAAACTTCTATTGCAAGCAAGCAACTGATTATCTTCCAGCACCTGAGGCCATTCTTGTAACAGGGATTACGCCACAGCTTGCTAATTTAAAAGGCATGGTTGAAACCGAGTTCATGGGCCGTATCAATGATATATTTAGCCAGCCTAATACCTGTGTTGTCGGTTACAACTCATTAAGATTTGATGATGAAGTCAGTCGTTATGGCTTTTATCGCAACTTTATCGACCCTTATGCCCGTGAATGGCAAAATGGTAATACTCGCTGGGATATTATCGATTTAGTCCGAGCGTGTTACGCATTTAGACCTGAAGGGATTAATTGGCCTTTAAAAGAAGATGGCTCGCCAAGTTTTAAACTAGAGCTACTCACTAAAGCCAATGGGCTCAGCCACGAACAAGCTCATGATGCTATGAGTGATGTTTACGCAACCATTGCCATTGCCAAATTGATCAAAGAGAAACAACCTAAGCTATATGACTACTACTTCAATCTTCGAAATAAAAATAAGGTTGCAGAGTTAATTCAAGGCGACTTCATGCAACCTTTAGTGCATGTCAGTTCTAAAATTAGTGCGGCAAAAGGTTGTGTGACCTTAATAGCACCAGTGGCTCCTCACCCAACCAACAAAAATTCAATGCTATGTATTAATCTAGCAATGGATATTTCACCACTCATTGAACTTTCTGTTGAAGATATAGTGCAGCGAATGTATACCTCTCGAGCAGATTTAGCCCCAGATGAATTGCCGATTCCGTTAAAGCAAATACATTTGAATAAATGCCCATTTATCGGCACCCCCAAGCTATTAACAGAAGACGTCGCTGCGAGGCATGAATTTGATGTGTCATTTGCTCGTGATCAATACAAACTGTTCAAGCAACATCCTGA is a window of Shewanella donghaensis DNA encoding:
- the sbcB gene encoding exodeoxyribonuclease I, translated to MASVSQPTLFWHDYETFGVSPAKDRPSQFAGIRTDLDLNIIGEPENFYCKQATDYLPAPEAILVTGITPQLANLKGMVETEFMGRINDIFSQPNTCVVGYNSLRFDDEVSRYGFYRNFIDPYAREWQNGNTRWDIIDLVRACYAFRPEGINWPLKEDGSPSFKLELLTKANGLSHEQAHDAMSDVYATIAIAKLIKEKQPKLYDYYFNLRNKNKVAELIQGDFMQPLVHVSSKISAAKGCVTLIAPVAPHPTNKNSMLCINLAMDISPLIELSVEDIVQRMYTSRADLAPDELPIPLKQIHLNKCPFIGTPKLLTEDVAARHEFDVSFARDQYKLFKQHPELREKMQAVFEINNHPEATDPDLMLYSGGFFSRADKAKMEMIRNTQASNLAALNLDFDDPRLEKMLFRYRGRNYPETLSHDESLKWREFCQERLSDADYVINLENLLEETSENEHKQKLLKALCMYLQSL